A single window of Pyxidicoccus xibeiensis DNA harbors:
- a CDS encoding S9 family peptidase produces the protein MGLPTIQCMLPSPVSLVLVLTLWVGLPVQALAAEASGAAPDARLRERLDVAEAFSRLPFHIHDSLVAPRWLRDGDRVVFWAREGKDGGTWVLAHARTGELKPLLSGEELRAQLSRLLGKPVQAPRFFEVAITPDEQGIVFRLEGRSFRLGLTGGQVTALEQDDRTAWALSREHFLAPRGGAVAVRRERGFAVLGADGGTVVERAGEEHLDWRIPQKPWSPDGRFLVVWRDDVRQVHKVPVVDYSDALEKVTLVPYTKSGTPLPRTELHVVEAATGRVSQIAPVEGETHDWFVGWWPDRGEALFLHLSRDGKRLDLTAVEPVSGKRRRVLREERPETFVAGLDLAAEGWAKQVTPLPGGRGFLWMSERDGWRHVHLYDSEGRPVRQLTRGAFPVHEVVGVEPGGDALYVLASADKGAPYEQLLYRGSLKGGALKRLSSGSGMHRVSFAPSGKYYVDAWSSRTQPRLRELVSTDGRTRLRLTAADASAAVALGYKPPEALVVQAADGVTPLHGVLYTPRDFDPARRYPVLAYIYAGPFMSTVPWSYIGNAMSLDSVALAQLGFVVVMLDPRGTTGRSKAFQDAHYGRVGQTEIPDYVAGLKQAAATRPWMDLERVGIHGHSWGGYFALRGMLTAPEFFKAGYAGAPGALEEEALINEPYLNVPSANPAGYAAGSNLALAGRLQGHLKLMHGTSDVNATLSTTMRMADALIRAGKHFELLIMPGQPHSPEPPGDRYYFDDVGLFFLRTLGGPR, from the coding sequence ATGGGACTCCCTACCATCCAGTGCATGCTCCCCTCCCCTGTCTCCCTCGTCCTGGTCCTGACGCTCTGGGTGGGCCTGCCCGTCCAGGCGCTCGCGGCAGAGGCTTCCGGGGCCGCGCCGGATGCGCGGCTCCGGGAACGACTGGATGTCGCGGAGGCGTTCAGCCGCCTTCCGTTCCATATCCACGACAGCCTGGTTGCTCCGCGCTGGCTCCGTGACGGCGACCGGGTCGTCTTCTGGGCGCGGGAGGGGAAGGACGGCGGAACCTGGGTGCTGGCCCATGCGCGCACGGGTGAGCTGAAGCCCCTGCTGTCCGGCGAGGAGCTGCGAGCGCAGCTCTCCCGGCTGCTGGGCAAGCCCGTCCAGGCGCCCCGGTTCTTCGAGGTGGCCATCACCCCGGACGAGCAGGGCATCGTGTTCCGGCTGGAGGGGCGGAGCTTCAGGCTGGGGCTGACGGGCGGCCAGGTCACCGCGCTGGAGCAGGACGACCGGACGGCCTGGGCCCTGTCCCGCGAGCATTTCCTGGCGCCCCGGGGAGGAGCGGTCGCCGTGCGGCGCGAGCGCGGCTTCGCGGTGCTGGGCGCGGACGGCGGCACGGTGGTGGAGCGTGCCGGAGAAGAACACCTCGACTGGCGCATCCCGCAGAAGCCGTGGTCACCGGACGGGCGCTTCCTGGTGGTGTGGCGGGACGACGTGCGCCAGGTCCACAAGGTGCCCGTCGTCGACTACTCCGACGCACTGGAGAAGGTGACGCTGGTGCCCTACACGAAGTCGGGGACGCCGCTGCCCAGGACCGAGCTCCATGTGGTGGAGGCGGCAACGGGCCGGGTGTCGCAGATTGCTCCCGTCGAGGGGGAGACCCACGACTGGTTCGTCGGCTGGTGGCCCGACCGGGGCGAGGCGCTGTTCCTCCACCTGTCGCGCGACGGCAAGCGGCTGGACCTGACGGCGGTGGAGCCGGTGTCGGGGAAGCGCAGGCGCGTGCTGCGCGAGGAGCGTCCGGAGACCTTCGTCGCGGGGCTGGACCTCGCCGCGGAGGGCTGGGCGAAGCAGGTGACTCCGCTGCCGGGCGGCAGGGGCTTCCTCTGGATGTCCGAGCGGGACGGCTGGCGCCACGTCCATCTGTACGACAGCGAGGGCCGGCCGGTGCGGCAGCTCACCCGGGGCGCCTTCCCCGTCCACGAGGTGGTGGGTGTGGAGCCCGGCGGGGACGCCCTCTACGTGCTGGCCTCCGCCGACAAGGGGGCGCCCTACGAGCAGCTGCTCTATCGGGGCAGCCTGAAGGGCGGCGCCCTGAAGCGCCTGTCCTCGGGCTCGGGCATGCACCGCGTCTCGTTCGCGCCCTCGGGGAAGTACTACGTCGATGCGTGGTCCTCCCGGACGCAGCCCCGGCTGCGGGAGCTGGTGTCCACGGATGGCCGCACGCGCTTGCGGCTCACGGCGGCGGATGCCAGTGCTGCCGTGGCGCTGGGGTACAAGCCCCCGGAAGCGCTCGTCGTCCAGGCCGCCGACGGTGTCACGCCGCTGCACGGAGTGCTCTACACGCCCAGGGACTTCGACCCCGCGCGGCGCTATCCCGTCCTCGCGTACATCTACGCGGGGCCCTTCATGAGCACCGTGCCGTGGAGCTACATCGGCAACGCCATGTCGCTCGACAGCGTGGCGCTGGCACAGCTGGGCTTCGTGGTGGTGATGCTGGACCCGAGGGGCACCACGGGGCGGAGCAAGGCGTTCCAGGATGCGCACTACGGCCGCGTGGGACAGACGGAGATTCCGGACTACGTCGCGGGCCTGAAGCAGGCCGCCGCCACGCGGCCCTGGATGGATTTGGAGCGCGTCGGCATCCATGGCCACTCGTGGGGCGGCTACTTCGCGCTGCGAGGCATGCTGACGGCGCCGGAGTTCTTCAAGGCGGGCTACGCGGGCGCACCGGGCGCGCTGGAGGAGGAGGCCCTCATCAACGAGCCGTACCTCAACGTGCCGAGCGCCAATCCCGCGGGCTACGCCGCCGGCTCCAACCTGGCCCTCGCCGGAAGGCTCCAGGGGCACCTGAAGCTGATGCACGGCACGAGCGACGTGAATGCCACGCTCTCCACGACGATGCGCATGGCGGACGCGCTGATACGCGCGGGCAAGCACTTCGAGCTGCTCATCATGCCGGGCCAGCCCCACTCGCCCGAGCCCCCTGGGGACCGCTACTACTTCGACGACGTGGGCCTGTTCTTCCTCCGCACCCTGGGCGGGCCCCGCTGA
- the gcvA gene encoding transcriptional regulator GcvA, with translation MRRIPPLGALRAFEAGARHLSFTRAATELHVTQAAISHQVRQLEDWLGVSLFERRGHALTLTAKGAAYLKELTPAFDRLSEATTRLYEAEQGPLRLTVLPSFATCWLVPRLERFRKLHPDLELHLSSSAELWDFLDDRFDVGIRSGLGRWTGLKAEQLAPEALSPVCSPALAKRLRSPPDLRKVRLLHDTPKDAWRRWLEAAGVEGVDADAGPSFNDAGLVLQAAVQGQGVALGRLLLASDDLKAGRLIQPFEKVLPNDFGYWLVHPRPLTGRRDVAAFKAWLHSEVKARTGP, from the coding sequence ATGCGTCGCATTCCACCGCTCGGCGCGCTCCGGGCCTTCGAGGCAGGGGCGCGTCACCTGAGCTTCACCCGCGCCGCCACCGAGCTGCACGTCACGCAGGCGGCCATCAGCCACCAGGTGCGGCAGCTCGAGGACTGGCTCGGCGTCTCCCTGTTCGAGCGCCGCGGGCACGCGCTGACGCTCACCGCGAAGGGCGCCGCCTACCTGAAGGAGCTGACGCCGGCGTTCGACCGCCTGTCCGAGGCGACCACCCGGCTGTACGAGGCCGAGCAGGGGCCCCTGCGCCTCACCGTGCTGCCCTCGTTCGCCACGTGCTGGCTGGTGCCCCGGCTGGAGCGCTTCCGCAAGCTCCATCCGGACCTCGAGCTGCACCTGAGCAGCTCCGCCGAGCTGTGGGACTTCCTCGACGACCGCTTCGACGTGGGCATCCGCTCAGGGCTGGGGCGCTGGACGGGGCTCAAGGCGGAGCAGCTCGCGCCCGAGGCGCTCAGCCCGGTGTGCAGCCCGGCGCTCGCGAAGCGGCTTCGCTCACCCCCGGACCTGCGGAAGGTCCGGCTCCTCCATGACACGCCGAAGGACGCGTGGCGGCGCTGGCTGGAGGCCGCCGGAGTCGAAGGGGTGGATGCCGACGCCGGGCCCTCGTTCAACGATGCCGGGCTGGTGCTGCAGGCGGCGGTGCAGGGGCAGGGCGTGGCCCTCGGGCGGCTGCTGCTCGCCTCCGACGACCTGAAGGCCGGGCGCCTCATCCAGCCCTTCGAGAAGGTCCTCCCCAACGACTTCGGCTACTGGCTCGTCCACCCCCGGCCCCTGACGGGAAGGAGGGACGTGGCCGCGTTCAAGGCGTGGCTGCACTCCGAGGTGAAGGCCCGCACGGGCCCCTGA
- a CDS encoding LysE family translocator, which yields MISAEVWLLFVGYTVPMVFSPGPGNTVLATAGGRFGVRGSLPFWLGFEVANVALCLLYGLGLGRVLHDVPALHQVMRWGSVVYLLYLAWGFFRSSAAPGGAREEPARLGFVQGLLVVGLNPKIHSMIVVMFSQFLDPARAMLAQTAQLTLAFLAVCVVCHFPWIYGGKLILGRFNSERAMRIQGWTFGTCMILVAGYVAFA from the coding sequence ATGATCTCCGCTGAGGTGTGGTTGTTGTTCGTGGGCTACACGGTGCCCATGGTGTTCAGTCCCGGCCCCGGCAACACGGTGCTCGCCACCGCCGGGGGCCGCTTCGGCGTCCGGGGCTCCCTCCCCTTCTGGCTGGGCTTCGAAGTCGCCAACGTCGCGCTCTGCCTCCTCTACGGGCTCGGGCTGGGACGGGTGCTGCATGACGTCCCCGCGCTCCACCAGGTGATGCGCTGGGGAAGCGTCGTGTACCTGCTCTACCTCGCGTGGGGCTTCTTCCGCTCGTCCGCCGCTCCGGGGGGCGCGCGCGAGGAGCCGGCGCGGCTCGGGTTCGTCCAGGGGCTGCTCGTCGTCGGGCTCAACCCGAAGATCCACTCGATGATCGTGGTGATGTTCTCCCAGTTCCTCGACCCGGCCCGCGCGATGCTCGCACAGACGGCGCAGCTCACCCTGGCCTTCCTGGCCGTCTGCGTGGTGTGCCACTTCCCGTGGATTTATGGGGGAAAGCTCATCCTCGGGCGCTTCAACTCCGAGCGCGCGATGCGCATCCAGGGCTGGACGTTCGGCACGTGCATGATTCTCGTCGCAGGGTACGTGGCCTTCGCCTGA
- a CDS encoding WD40 repeat domain-containing protein, protein MTEHPKFRRAEDGTLLLNFGEYGKEVEVAAISGDGRRVLTVREVGTAEVWELASGARVGLLRPASPLQGAKGEAPVASEFKVFIEAAALSADGTLALLGLNDGTAGVFQVSDGARLAVLHPPGEQPASGWGVIRAVAYSPDGALALVGFRGRCVGVWSTDGQRAVAFLRPPEPARLVGRPFVRDTLVSSVAASPDNRFVFAGCVDMTASIWDLAGGESVFEALEHAADTLGVFDDGDRFGWATTAGDVWCARSGAELRKVLATGEHWSEVALRGGEFLTRGSDGSVRHWTHDGTCTPLFSPGTPVSARWSDSARTLDFDGERLHYPESGNRLAIHSGGARMVVQRKPHLVKARFVPGGGAVALSGWSDEVELWSMEDGRCLRTFPSPGSVGDFALSADGRLIAMGEAGHGGGLYPRHVYLYEVATAKLLHRLEEHAWQVAALDFSPDGDRLASIGDEVVVWRLDTSPPRVELRVEVKRAGSAIRFLPDGRLLVLDDGRARVFRGPVEEQALEVPFEYRTPWCLSPDGDTLSLGLRNGVVRIELSTGKRQTWLAPIPRYEQLPSSELAQRAGIRNVCALWRTAWGRFTHQSDGPRGWVQPAHLSADGRVALPTRTGAVVLDVTEAPRVVASVPFEGKLRAGRVVGDSVVLVNEQGKVFQAELPGHPRA, encoded by the coding sequence ATGACCGAGCATCCCAAGTTCCGAAGAGCCGAGGACGGCACACTCCTGCTCAACTTCGGTGAGTACGGGAAGGAGGTGGAGGTGGCGGCCATCTCCGGAGACGGCCGTCGGGTCCTGACGGTGCGGGAGGTGGGCACGGCGGAGGTGTGGGAGCTGGCATCCGGCGCCCGGGTGGGCCTCCTCCGGCCCGCCAGCCCCCTGCAGGGCGCGAAGGGTGAGGCTCCAGTGGCCTCCGAGTTCAAGGTGTTCATCGAGGCGGCCGCGCTGAGTGCGGACGGCACCCTGGCGCTGCTGGGCCTCAACGATGGAACCGCGGGGGTCTTCCAGGTCTCCGACGGGGCCCGGCTCGCGGTGCTCCATCCTCCCGGCGAGCAGCCTGCCTCCGGGTGGGGCGTCATCCGGGCAGTGGCGTACTCGCCGGACGGAGCGCTCGCGCTCGTGGGCTTCCGCGGCCGGTGCGTCGGCGTCTGGTCCACCGACGGGCAGCGCGCCGTCGCCTTCCTCCGCCCTCCCGAGCCCGCGCGGCTGGTGGGCCGCCCCTTCGTCCGGGACACCCTGGTGAGCAGCGTCGCCGCATCGCCCGACAACCGCTTCGTGTTCGCCGGTTGCGTGGACATGACGGCGAGCATCTGGGACCTGGCGGGGGGCGAGTCCGTCTTCGAGGCGCTGGAGCACGCCGCGGACACCCTCGGCGTCTTCGACGACGGGGACCGGTTCGGCTGGGCGACCACGGCGGGGGACGTGTGGTGTGCCCGGTCCGGAGCAGAGCTGCGCAAGGTCCTGGCCACCGGAGAGCACTGGAGCGAGGTGGCCCTTCGGGGCGGGGAGTTCCTGACGCGGGGCTCGGATGGCAGCGTGCGGCACTGGACTCACGACGGCACCTGCACGCCCCTCTTCAGCCCCGGGACGCCGGTATCGGCCAGGTGGAGCGACAGCGCACGTACGCTCGACTTCGACGGCGAGCGACTCCATTACCCGGAGAGCGGCAACCGCCTGGCCATCCACTCCGGCGGCGCGCGCATGGTCGTCCAACGCAAGCCGCACCTGGTGAAGGCCCGCTTCGTCCCGGGAGGTGGCGCGGTGGCGCTCTCGGGGTGGAGCGACGAGGTCGAGCTGTGGTCCATGGAGGACGGACGGTGCCTGCGGACCTTCCCATCGCCGGGGAGCGTGGGAGACTTTGCCCTCTCCGCGGACGGACGCCTCATCGCCATGGGCGAGGCGGGCCACGGGGGTGGACTGTACCCGCGTCACGTCTACCTCTACGAGGTGGCCACCGCGAAGCTGCTCCACCGGCTGGAGGAGCACGCCTGGCAGGTGGCCGCGCTCGACTTCTCCCCGGACGGGGACAGGCTCGCCAGCATTGGAGATGAGGTGGTGGTGTGGCGGCTGGACACCTCCCCTCCCCGCGTCGAGCTCCGGGTGGAGGTGAAGCGCGCCGGCAGCGCCATCCGGTTCCTGCCCGACGGCCGGCTGCTCGTGCTCGATGACGGGCGGGCGCGAGTCTTCCGTGGGCCTGTCGAGGAACAGGCGCTCGAGGTTCCCTTCGAGTACCGGACACCCTGGTGCCTCAGCCCGGACGGCGACACGCTGTCGCTGGGCCTGCGCAACGGCGTGGTCCGTATCGAGCTGAGCACCGGGAAGCGCCAGACCTGGCTGGCGCCCATTCCCCGCTACGAACAACTCCCCTCGAGTGAGCTCGCGCAACGGGCCGGCATCCGGAACGTGTGCGCGCTGTGGCGGACGGCGTGGGGCCGGTTCACACACCAGAGCGACGGTCCTCGTGGCTGGGTGCAGCCGGCCCACCTGTCCGCGGACGGACGGGTCGCGCTGCCAACTCGGACGGGAGCGGTGGTGCTGGACGTCACCGAGGCGCCCAGGGTGGTCGCGAGCGTGCCCTTCGAGGGGAAACTGCGTGCCGGCCGCGTGGTGGGCGACAGCGTGGTGTTGGTCAATGAGCAGGGGAAGGTGTTCCAGGCAGAGCTGCCCGGACACCCTCGGGCCTGA
- the roxA gene encoding rubber dioxygenase RoxA — MSLRWNRKWAFSSSLMVALGVSQAVADPLPLLDTTALRSPFTAACQGKPDSTPLPVDPRTLVVPGVNTPGAAVQFNAWWVDLHDPPAPFVSTLAPNPQTCGEFRASAARGRSNMETRAYFQPFSDANGYYNLFRLWGYVFRPADFDEQVIKRYGLAKAPFRNPYPMPWENPNLTQGGSGQLPLGMVQERDANGRYTGKIASNCSGCHDSRFGTDQEAPFAWGRTNDAIDAGLIQSDFFRSVIWETPLLLAPVPWSVGRGTSDAIGIVDLLPAIFDMDSLALVPSLLEYFPTHAGGMSRAPNWWYRAFKTRQFWDGALTSDNVRSEMAFGIANLGRTAAQRRALTAEFDDNDNFFLSLSPPVYPKTVNTALAEQGAILFHERDLWANGANANIPKAPGNGSCASCHGVYSPRHAANPAYLPDPRLKGIAGVITPIETIRTDPARVQLMADERKRRAWNTSFLGYNDEAPDHGPFYDDPITSALRRVPRSRYDNGTGPVFSPVGPNEWIEPFGYVAPPLYGAWASAPFFHNGSVPSLWEVLKPSDRRAVWKRQQSPANSLGTNAGYDGSFASYDFAKLGWKVTPLACGDVPANDPFIPCSQEMATVDVLFANIANLAANYNSLAYQSPPPITQKQIRSRMIFNSHLYGLGNEGHDFTQSLSDSERWALIEYMKTL, encoded by the coding sequence ATGAGCCTGCGATGGAACCGGAAGTGGGCGTTCTCGAGTTCCCTGATGGTCGCCCTGGGGGTATCCCAGGCAGTCGCGGACCCGTTGCCATTGCTGGACACGACAGCCCTCCGCTCGCCATTCACGGCGGCGTGTCAGGGCAAGCCGGACTCCACTCCGCTGCCGGTGGACCCGCGCACCCTGGTGGTGCCGGGCGTCAACACGCCGGGGGCCGCGGTGCAATTCAACGCCTGGTGGGTGGACCTCCACGACCCGCCGGCGCCGTTCGTCTCGACGCTGGCTCCGAATCCGCAGACGTGCGGCGAGTTCCGCGCGAGCGCGGCCCGGGGCCGCTCGAACATGGAGACTCGCGCCTACTTCCAGCCGTTCAGCGACGCGAACGGCTACTACAACCTCTTCCGGCTCTGGGGCTATGTCTTCCGCCCCGCGGACTTCGACGAGCAGGTCATCAAGCGCTACGGGCTCGCCAAGGCGCCCTTCCGCAATCCCTATCCCATGCCCTGGGAGAACCCCAACCTCACCCAGGGCGGCAGCGGCCAGTTGCCGCTGGGCATGGTGCAGGAGCGGGACGCCAACGGGCGCTACACGGGCAAGATTGCGTCCAACTGCTCGGGCTGCCACGACTCGCGGTTCGGGACGGACCAGGAGGCGCCCTTCGCGTGGGGCCGCACGAACGACGCGATTGATGCGGGCCTCATCCAGTCCGACTTCTTCCGCTCCGTCATCTGGGAGACGCCGCTCTTGCTCGCACCGGTGCCGTGGAGCGTGGGCCGCGGGACGAGTGACGCCATCGGCATCGTCGACCTCCTGCCCGCCATCTTCGACATGGACTCGCTCGCCCTTGTGCCGAGCCTGCTCGAGTACTTCCCGACCCACGCCGGAGGCATGTCCCGGGCGCCCAACTGGTGGTACCGCGCGTTCAAGACGCGTCAGTTCTGGGACGGCGCGCTCACGTCGGACAACGTCCGCTCGGAGATGGCGTTCGGCATCGCGAACCTCGGCCGCACGGCGGCGCAGCGCCGCGCGCTGACGGCGGAGTTCGACGACAACGACAACTTCTTCCTCTCGCTCTCCCCGCCCGTCTATCCCAAGACGGTCAACACCGCGCTCGCCGAGCAGGGCGCCATCCTCTTCCACGAGCGGGACCTCTGGGCGAACGGTGCCAATGCCAACATCCCGAAGGCACCGGGCAACGGCTCCTGCGCGAGCTGCCACGGCGTCTACTCGCCGCGCCACGCCGCCAACCCGGCGTATCTACCGGACCCCCGCCTCAAGGGCATCGCCGGCGTCATCACCCCCATCGAGACCATCCGGACGGACCCGGCGCGCGTGCAGTTGATGGCGGACGAGCGCAAGCGCAGGGCCTGGAACACCTCCTTCCTCGGCTACAACGACGAGGCCCCCGACCACGGCCCCTTCTACGACGACCCCATCACCAGCGCCCTGCGCCGAGTGCCGCGCAGCAGGTACGACAACGGCACCGGGCCCGTCTTCTCTCCCGTGGGCCCGAACGAGTGGATTGAGCCGTTCGGCTACGTCGCGCCGCCACTGTACGGCGCGTGGGCCTCCGCCCCCTTCTTCCACAACGGCAGCGTGCCCTCCCTCTGGGAGGTGCTGAAGCCGTCGGACCGCCGGGCGGTGTGGAAGCGTCAGCAGTCTCCGGCCAACTCGCTGGGGACCAACGCGGGCTATGACGGGAGCTTTGCGTCGTATGACTTCGCGAAGCTCGGCTGGAAGGTGACGCCCCTGGCCTGCGGTGACGTCCCGGCCAATGACCCGTTCATCCCCTGCAGCCAGGAGATGGCGACGGTCGACGTGCTCTTCGCGAACATCGCCAACCTCGCCGCCAACTACAACTCGCTTGCCTACCAGTCACCGCCACCCATCACCCAGAAGCAGATCCGCTCGCGGATGATCTTCAACTCGCACCTCTACGGGCTCGGCAACGAGGGGCATGACTTCACCCAGTCGCTCTCCGACAGCGAGCGCTGGGCCCTCATCGAATACATGAAGACGCTCTGA
- a CDS encoding DUF2314 domain-containing protein: MRDVSARRLGFVGFWGAVACALVLSGCATRAAALRQIPPPLPPGPLFSPRATFRFAVVHTPKPGIPVLSKVEELVRERFTALRLAGEGRGAAPLPTVRASERALKDHPLPEQGMLEIAARGLSPQAQAQLAASERVTVLEFTTEPPAFEAVRQAHELALELARASGGLLWDEHAGEFFSVEDWHERRLEDWDGGEPLLARHFNTRVYAEWDGTVRLVTSGLGTFGLPDLGVQQVPAPLAGMVGTFMNLAAQLMLEGTAIREDGAFPVAVDALKLASYREALLGQVAPGAPRRTLMGLLPVDPSDVDGENRLLEIIFQARPGDSPSERPYAAIAEVFGAQAEIVHVEDDPELLAASRRAVEALLTRIKPRFQEGLELESKLFVKARFTTRDGGLEWMWVHVTRWEGGLLHGLLTSEPAEVPGLKAGSPVTVEEDSLFDYILEREGGTTEGNETQRLLLERSGKARNPQGRE; this comes from the coding sequence ATGCGCGATGTGAGCGCCAGGCGGTTGGGCTTCGTGGGGTTCTGGGGAGCGGTGGCCTGTGCGCTCGTGCTCTCGGGCTGTGCCACCCGGGCGGCGGCTCTCCGGCAGATTCCCCCGCCGCTGCCTCCAGGCCCGCTCTTCTCTCCTCGTGCCACGTTTCGCTTCGCCGTCGTCCATACGCCGAAGCCCGGCATCCCAGTCCTCTCGAAGGTGGAGGAGCTGGTGCGCGAGCGCTTCACCGCGCTTCGGCTCGCTGGGGAGGGCCGGGGGGCGGCGCCCCTGCCCACCGTGCGCGCCTCGGAGCGGGCCCTGAAGGACCATCCTCTTCCCGAGCAGGGGATGCTGGAAATCGCCGCGCGCGGCCTCTCTCCCCAGGCGCAGGCGCAGCTCGCGGCCTCCGAGCGCGTCACCGTCCTGGAGTTCACCACCGAGCCCCCGGCTTTCGAGGCGGTGCGGCAGGCGCACGAGCTGGCGCTGGAGCTGGCCCGCGCCAGCGGCGGGCTGCTGTGGGACGAGCATGCCGGGGAGTTCTTCTCCGTGGAGGACTGGCACGAGCGCCGGCTCGAGGACTGGGACGGCGGCGAGCCGCTGCTGGCTCGCCACTTCAATACCCGTGTCTACGCGGAATGGGACGGCACCGTGCGGCTCGTCACCTCGGGCCTGGGCACCTTCGGCCTCCCGGACCTGGGGGTGCAGCAGGTCCCAGCGCCGCTCGCGGGCATGGTGGGCACGTTCATGAACCTCGCCGCCCAGCTCATGCTCGAAGGCACCGCCATCCGCGAGGATGGGGCCTTCCCCGTCGCCGTGGACGCGCTGAAGCTCGCCTCCTATCGCGAGGCCCTGCTGGGGCAGGTTGCGCCCGGGGCACCCCGGCGCACCTTGATGGGCCTGCTCCCCGTGGACCCGAGCGACGTGGACGGTGAGAACCGGCTGCTGGAAATCATCTTCCAGGCTCGGCCTGGCGACAGCCCCTCGGAGCGCCCCTACGCCGCCATCGCCGAGGTATTCGGCGCGCAAGCCGAGATTGTCCATGTCGAGGATGACCCGGAGCTGCTGGCCGCGAGCCGCCGCGCCGTGGAGGCCCTGCTCACGCGCATCAAGCCGCGCTTCCAGGAGGGACTGGAGCTGGAGTCGAAGCTGTTCGTGAAGGCCCGCTTCACCACGCGTGACGGGGGCCTCGAGTGGATGTGGGTCCACGTCACGCGGTGGGAGGGCGGCCTGCTCCATGGCCTGCTGACCAGCGAGCCGGCGGAGGTGCCGGGGCTGAAGGCGGGCTCGCCCGTGACGGTGGAGGAGGACTCGCTCTTCGACTACATCCTGGAGCGGGAAGGGGGCACCACCGAGGGCAACGAGACGCAGCGGCTCCTCCTCGAACGCTCGGGCAAGGCGCGCAATCCCCAGGGGCGAGAATAG
- a CDS encoding M12 family metallopeptidase has product MSTHVVNTWMKGPHIAWLGLAAGLTWMGCGPEAPTLEPVEQEVVTMGQDLYVASNKVWSSPTIAVCWESGGTAQEREWVIASLRDSWEAVSSVRFTGWNACTGSSKGLRVRMQDAGGFTSGLGTSLNGVVNGVNLNTWGSATSPKTCSSGFSREDCIRSTAVHEFGHALGFAHEHNRDDKPAACTDASQGSNGDTEVGEFDWDSVMNYCNAVRNGRGILSWTDIEGVNRFYGKNGRWVDPLVFDANLYLSIHTDLHAAFGDDTEQARLHWLSAGLPREGRRGSREFDAQFYLNFHTDLRNAYGTDARKAVHHFVAHGLPGEGRRGSREFDVQYYLGRYQDLRDAYGTDYLAALEHWRYQGLPAEGRRGSTEFDVTAYLNRYWDVREAYGTDYPAAFDHWVRSGISEGRQGT; this is encoded by the coding sequence ATGTCGACGCACGTTGTGAATACATGGATGAAGGGCCCGCATATCGCCTGGCTGGGATTGGCCGCCGGACTCACGTGGATGGGGTGTGGGCCAGAGGCCCCCACGCTGGAGCCCGTGGAGCAGGAGGTCGTCACGATGGGGCAAGACCTCTACGTCGCCTCGAACAAGGTGTGGTCCTCGCCCACCATCGCTGTCTGCTGGGAGAGCGGCGGCACGGCCCAGGAGCGCGAGTGGGTCATCGCGTCACTGCGAGACTCGTGGGAGGCTGTCAGCTCCGTTCGCTTCACCGGCTGGAATGCGTGCACCGGGTCGAGCAAGGGTCTTCGCGTACGGATGCAGGACGCGGGAGGCTTCACGAGTGGGCTCGGCACGAGCCTGAACGGCGTCGTCAACGGCGTCAACCTCAACACATGGGGAAGCGCGACCTCGCCCAAGACGTGTTCCTCTGGTTTCTCGCGCGAGGACTGCATCCGCTCCACCGCGGTTCACGAGTTCGGACACGCGCTCGGCTTTGCCCATGAACACAATCGCGACGACAAGCCGGCGGCGTGCACGGATGCGTCGCAAGGCAGCAACGGTGACACCGAGGTCGGCGAGTTCGACTGGGACTCGGTGATGAACTACTGCAACGCCGTTCGCAACGGGCGCGGAATCCTGTCGTGGACCGACATCGAGGGCGTGAACCGCTTCTACGGGAAGAACGGTCGATGGGTCGACCCGCTCGTCTTTGACGCCAACCTGTACCTCTCGATCCACACGGACCTGCACGCGGCCTTCGGCGACGACACCGAGCAGGCCCGGTTGCACTGGCTGAGCGCGGGGCTGCCGCGCGAAGGCCGGCGCGGCTCGCGTGAGTTCGATGCGCAGTTCTACCTCAACTTCCACACAGACCTCCGCAATGCCTACGGCACGGATGCGCGCAAGGCGGTCCACCACTTCGTGGCGCACGGCCTCCCCGGTGAGGGCCGACGCGGCTCGCGTGAGTTCGACGTCCAGTACTATCTGGGGCGGTACCAGGACCTCCGCGATGCCTACGGGACCGATTACCTGGCGGCGCTCGAGCACTGGCGCTACCAGGGCCTCCCCGCCGAGGGCCGGCGCGGCTCGACGGAGTTCGATGTGACCGCGTACCTCAACCGCTACTGGGACGTGCGCGAAGCCTACGGCACGGACTACCCTGCGGCCTTCGACCACTGGGTGCGCTCGGGAATCTCCGAGGGACGTCAGGGCACGTAG